One Chloroflexota bacterium genomic window carries:
- a CDS encoding CTP synthase, translating into MSGLGKGVTCGSIGRILKSRGLGVINIKLDPYLNVDPGTMNPAQHGEVFVTDDGAETDLDLGHYERFTDVNLTADCNTTSGQVYAEVIRRERWGDFLGGTIQVIPHVTDAIKSRILRQEQTFGAQVLVVEVGGTIGDMEGLPFVEALRQLKRDVGQENIMYIHLTYVPRLGPSGEFKTKPTQHSVATLRSIGILPEVIACRCEQPLGPATREKIALFCDVDVDAVISLPTLSDIYGLPMHLEEEGLGDYICRHLGIDAGPVDLTDWQAMVERSHQHQRELEIALVGKYVEATDAYMSVVQALYHAGVANSARVKIRWVDSEAIECGSADEILAGVDGVLVPGGFGVRGLEGKIAAAGWARATGTPYLGLCLGMQMAVVEFARNAAGVAGAVSYEQDAEAGEQVILPMPQHHGDIDLGGTMRLGAHPCTIARGTRAAAAYEVGRVSERHRHRMEFNNAYRNRLQQAGMVLSGINEDRDLVEIVELADHPWFVGVQFHPEFKSRPNRPHPLFVGFLRACSAQFPITKMQTAFQEDLQLT; encoded by the coding sequence ATGTCCGGGCTCGGCAAGGGGGTTACCTGCGGTTCAATCGGGCGAATCCTCAAGTCCCGCGGCCTGGGCGTGATCAACATCAAGCTCGACCCCTATCTGAACGTCGATCCCGGCACGATGAATCCGGCCCAGCACGGCGAGGTGTTCGTAACCGACGACGGTGCCGAAACCGACCTTGATCTGGGGCACTACGAACGCTTCACCGACGTAAACCTGACCGCCGACTGCAACACGACCAGCGGGCAGGTGTACGCGGAGGTGATCCGGCGCGAGCGCTGGGGCGATTTCCTGGGCGGGACCATCCAGGTCATCCCGCACGTGACCGATGCGATCAAGTCGCGGATCCTGCGCCAGGAGCAGACCTTTGGCGCGCAGGTGCTGGTGGTCGAGGTCGGCGGCACCATTGGCGACATGGAGGGCCTGCCGTTCGTCGAGGCGTTGCGCCAGCTCAAGCGGGACGTCGGCCAAGAGAACATCATGTACATCCATCTGACCTACGTGCCGCGGCTCGGTCCATCGGGCGAGTTCAAGACCAAGCCGACCCAGCACTCGGTGGCCACGTTGCGGTCGATCGGTATCCTGCCCGAAGTAATCGCCTGCCGCTGCGAACAGCCGCTCGGTCCCGCCACCCGCGAGAAGATCGCCCTGTTTTGCGACGTCGACGTCGACGCGGTGATTTCGCTGCCGACCCTTTCGGACATCTACGGCTTGCCGATGCATCTGGAGGAGGAAGGCCTGGGCGATTACATCTGCCGGCACCTGGGAATCGATGCCGGGCCGGTCGACCTGACAGATTGGCAGGCGATGGTCGAGCGATCGCATCAGCACCAGCGCGAACTCGAGATCGCGCTGGTCGGCAAGTACGTCGAGGCGACCGACGCGTACATGAGCGTCGTGCAGGCGCTGTACCACGCCGGCGTCGCCAACTCGGCCCGGGTCAAGATCCGCTGGGTGGACTCGGAGGCGATCGAGTGCGGATCGGCCGACGAGATACTGGCGGGGGTCGACGGTGTCCTGGTGCCCGGGGGATTCGGCGTGCGCGGCCTGGAAGGCAAGATCGCGGCCGCCGGCTGGGCCCGCGCGACCGGCACGCCCTACCTGGGGCTTTGCCTGGGGATGCAGATGGCGGTCGTCGAGTTCGCCCGCAACGCGGCCGGGGTCGCAGGGGCGGTTTCGTACGAACAGGACGCCGAGGCCGGCGAGCAGGTGATCCTGCCGATGCCGCAGCACCATGGCGACATCGACCTCGGCGGGACGATGCGGCTCGGAGCGCACCCCTGCACGATTGCGCGCGGCACGCGGGCGGCGGCGGCCTATGAAGTCGGACGGGTCTCCGAGCGGCACCGGCACCGGATGGAATTCAACAACGCCTACCGGAACCGCCTGCAGCAGGCGGGCATGGTCCTCTCGGGAATCAACGAGGACCGCGACCTGGTTGAAATCGTCGAACTTGCCGATCACCCCTGGTTCGTCGGGGTGCAGTTCCACCCGGAATTCAAGTCCCGGCCGAATCGCCCGCACCCGTTGTTTGTAGGATTTCTGCGCGCCTGCAGCGCCCAGTTCCCAATCACCAAGATGCAGACCGCGTTTCAAGAGGATCTGCAGCTGACCTAG
- a CDS encoding metal ABC transporter ATP-binding protein yields MDAGQPGQSGPGAGLRVTAIGSPSAVEWDRVCFAYDAIPAVEDVSLSIDRSELAAVLGPNGSGKSTLIKLALGLLRPDSGHVRLFGRDAGDFRDWGRVGYMPQVGSGAWRDFPATVSEIVANGAKRRFSPLAVFERSEREEVMAALEVVGMTSFKSRRLSELSVGQQQRVLLARALVRDPELLVLDEPAAGVDVAGEERLYAVLRDLNRDRGMTIVIVSHDIGAMLREATTVACLNCRLVRHGPPHDLTRDELSMLYGVPVDVLVHDERHEFESVLHHHR; encoded by the coding sequence ATTGATGCGGGACAACCTGGCCAATCTGGTCCTGGCGCTGGATTGCGCGTGACCGCGATCGGCTCACCCAGCGCAGTCGAGTGGGATCGCGTCTGCTTCGCGTATGACGCGATCCCCGCGGTCGAAGACGTTTCGCTGTCGATTGACCGCAGCGAGCTGGCGGCCGTCCTGGGTCCAAACGGCAGCGGAAAGAGCACCTTGATCAAATTGGCGCTCGGTTTGTTGCGGCCCGATTCGGGCCACGTGCGCCTCTTCGGCCGCGACGCTGGCGATTTCCGGGACTGGGGCAGAGTGGGCTACATGCCGCAGGTTGGCTCCGGCGCCTGGCGCGACTTTCCCGCCACTGTCTCTGAAATAGTCGCCAATGGGGCAAAACGCCGGTTTTCTCCTCTGGCGGTGTTTGAGCGCTCCGAGCGCGAAGAGGTCATGGCCGCACTGGAGGTGGTCGGCATGACTTCTTTTAAGTCGCGGCGCCTTTCAGAACTTTCAGTGGGCCAGCAACAGAGGGTGCTGCTGGCCCGGGCACTGGTCCGTGACCCCGAGTTACTGGTGTTGGACGAACCCGCCGCCGGGGTTGATGTCGCCGGCGAGGAACGGCTTTACGCCGTCCTGCGCGACCTGAACCGCGACCGGGGCATGACGATCGTTATCGTCTCCCACGACATCGGCGCGATGCTGCGCGAGGCAACCACGGTGGCATGTTTGAACTGCCGGCTGGTCCGCCACGGGCCCCCGCACGACCTCACCCGGGACGAACTCTCGATGCTTTACGGCGTCCCGGTGGACGTCCTCGTCCACGACGAGCGCCACGAGTTCGAAAGCGTCCTGCACCACCACCGCTAG
- a CDS encoding transcriptional repressor, with product MPMERAKQQLTVLRALGEAEGPLSARELWSRLGGTGIGLATVYRALRRGVEQGTLASVEMLGGGVRYEPKNRGHHHHFLCSICNHAFDLFGCVEGLESLVPDGFQMTEHEVVLIGTCDACASAA from the coding sequence ATGCCCATGGAACGAGCCAAGCAACAACTGACCGTCTTGCGTGCCCTCGGCGAGGCCGAAGGCCCTCTATCCGCCAGGGAACTCTGGAGTCGCCTGGGCGGGACCGGCATAGGTCTGGCCACGGTGTACCGGGCTCTCCGACGGGGCGTTGAGCAAGGCACGCTGGCATCGGTGGAGATGTTGGGCGGCGGGGTACGGTACGAACCCAAGAATCGCGGACATCACCACCACTTTCTCTGTTCGATTTGCAACCACGCTTTTGACCTCTTTGGCTGCGTCGAGGGACTTGAGTCTCTAGTTCCGGACGGGTTTCAGATGACGGAACATGAAGTGGTCTTGATAGGTACGTGCGACGCGTGCGCCAGCGCGGCATGA
- a CDS encoding PQQ-binding-like beta-propeller repeat protein, with protein sequence MPGLNFDRPRGVLRPGWSAAVDEYAIAGGWTRRGESLVVGDATGGVYAFDGRSGATVWPRRGVHAGGVLAMAMHPNLPVFATAGQDGRVLIWNAADGRVEQDIQVGSDWVGNVAWSPDGERLAASCARQVCTFDSDGAETWRSDDHPSTVSAIAWTSVKELATACYGRVAFFGAASGKLNQRLEWIGSLVSMVLSPDGDIVACGSQDNTVHFWRRSTGQDSMMSGYPGKPSALAFDHSGTLLATGGAAPITVWSFQGSGPEGTRPGVLELHVEPVTTLTFAPRGMRLASGARDGGVVVWSLRRDGQGEPVGAAPLEDVVGDLHWRPDGRALAALDAQGGVTVWRAGNR encoded by the coding sequence CTGCCTGGTTTGAACTTCGACCGCCCGAGGGGCGTACTGCGCCCGGGCTGGTCCGCTGCGGTCGACGAATACGCCATTGCCGGGGGGTGGACCCGACGAGGCGAGTCGCTGGTGGTCGGCGATGCTACCGGCGGTGTCTACGCATTCGACGGCAGGTCGGGAGCGACCGTCTGGCCGCGCCGCGGAGTCCACGCGGGCGGAGTGCTCGCGATGGCCATGCACCCAAACCTGCCGGTGTTCGCTACGGCCGGTCAGGACGGCCGGGTCCTGATCTGGAACGCCGCGGACGGCCGGGTCGAGCAGGATATCCAAGTCGGGAGCGATTGGGTGGGCAACGTGGCGTGGTCACCGGACGGCGAGCGGCTGGCGGCCTCCTGCGCCCGGCAGGTGTGCACGTTTGATTCGGATGGGGCAGAAACGTGGCGGTCAGATGACCACCCCAGTACCGTCAGCGCGATCGCGTGGACAAGCGTAAAGGAACTGGCAACGGCCTGCTACGGTCGGGTGGCTTTTTTTGGCGCGGCTTCCGGGAAGCTCAACCAGCGATTGGAGTGGATTGGCTCCCTGGTATCGATGGTGTTGAGTCCGGACGGGGATATCGTGGCCTGCGGCAGCCAGGACAATACCGTACATTTCTGGCGGCGATCCACCGGGCAGGACTCGATGATGTCGGGATATCCCGGCAAGCCGTCGGCGCTTGCCTTCGACCACAGCGGCACGCTATTGGCCACTGGTGGGGCCGCCCCGATAACAGTCTGGAGTTTTCAGGGCAGTGGTCCCGAAGGAACGCGGCCTGGCGTTCTAGAACTTCACGTGGAGCCCGTCACAACACTCACTTTCGCTCCCCGTGGGATGCGCCTGGCGTCGGGGGCTCGGGATGGCGGCGTCGTGGTGTGGTCGCTAAGACGCGACGGCCAGGGCGAACCGGTTGGAGCCGCGCCACTGGAGGACGTGGTGGGAGATTTGCACTGGCGACCGGATGGACGCGCACTCGCTGCTCTCGACGCGCAGGGTGGAGTGACGGTTTGGCGCGCCGGAAACCGGTGA
- a CDS encoding SLC13 family permease: MTPDIGLTIAILVIAVGLFATNRIPFDLIGVAVLVAVFFVGLIPLDKALSGFANNAIITIGSVYVISEGLSRTGVAYSLGQLLRRIAGGSEARLITLTMLTVGGLSGFMNAIGAAAVMLPAIVAAARAMDAPVSRVLLPLSYGALMGSMLSLVGTPANLLVNSVMVDRGFESFQLFDFTPVGAAILAAGIVTMVFARRWLLPDHAGSAEIDSMLPADSRHHEPYQLEEAVFEVEVPFTSNLVGQTVAEANLGRDYGVYVFAIARGERLLASGLAKTIVESNDHLLVSGQVPDLDRMTSEFGLGAAEPSDTDLGQLGSGGARMAEVVVAPRSDLIQRTLPEVEFTARFGLNVLAVWREGVPRRTRLAELRLQQGDTLLVQGPTASVDELRQRSEDLVVISQETGMRFRRNRAPLSIAVLALFVIGMVTNAAPVAIVALAAAGAMVVVGAVTMDEARTSVSWRAIILIGGMLAMAEAMTETGAAEYLARSMVDVVGGAGWQGVLAVILILTSLFAIFVNNHVAAVLMAPLAIDAALNSGGDPRMFIMAVALGAATGYATPFAHPGNILVMGPGNYRFNDFVRAGVPVALVVMAVGYATLLVVF, translated from the coding sequence ATGACTCCCGACATTGGCCTGACGATCGCAATCCTGGTGATTGCGGTGGGCCTGTTTGCAACCAACCGTATTCCGTTCGACCTGATCGGCGTCGCGGTGCTGGTGGCGGTGTTTTTCGTCGGCCTGATTCCACTCGACAAGGCGTTATCCGGGTTCGCCAACAACGCCATCATCACCATCGGTTCGGTTTACGTGATCTCCGAGGGGCTCTCGCGCACCGGCGTGGCCTACTCGCTCGGCCAACTGCTGCGCCGGATCGCCGGCGGCAGCGAGGCCCGCCTGATCACGCTGACGATGCTGACCGTGGGCGGCCTTTCCGGATTCATGAACGCGATCGGGGCGGCGGCGGTCATGCTGCCGGCGATCGTGGCGGCGGCCCGCGCGATGGATGCGCCGGTCTCGCGTGTGCTCCTGCCGCTGTCCTACGGTGCCCTGATGGGGAGCATGCTCTCGCTGGTCGGGACCCCGGCCAACCTGCTGGTCAACAGCGTGATGGTCGACCGCGGATTCGAATCGTTCCAGCTCTTCGACTTCACACCCGTCGGGGCGGCGATCCTGGCGGCAGGGATCGTCACGATGGTTTTCGCCCGGCGCTGGCTGCTGCCCGATCACGCCGGCAGTGCCGAAATTGACTCGATGCTGCCGGCCGACAGCCGCCACCACGAGCCCTACCAGCTTGAGGAAGCGGTCTTTGAAGTGGAGGTGCCGTTCACCTCGAACCTTGTCGGTCAGACCGTGGCCGAGGCGAACCTGGGCCGGGACTACGGCGTCTACGTGTTCGCGATCGCGCGCGGCGAGCGCCTCCTGGCCAGCGGGCTGGCCAAGACGATCGTGGAATCCAACGACCACCTGCTCGTCAGCGGCCAGGTCCCCGATCTGGACCGGATGACCTCTGAATTCGGACTCGGCGCGGCGGAACCCTCCGACACCGACCTGGGTCAGCTTGGTTCCGGCGGGGCGCGCATGGCCGAGGTAGTTGTGGCCCCGCGCAGCGATCTGATCCAGAGGACGCTGCCGGAAGTGGAATTTACCGCCCGCTTCGGACTGAACGTTTTGGCGGTGTGGCGCGAGGGCGTTCCGCGGCGCACGCGGCTGGCGGAACTGCGACTCCAGCAGGGCGATACGCTGCTGGTCCAGGGACCCACCGCATCAGTGGACGAGCTCCGCCAGCGCTCCGAGGACCTCGTCGTGATCTCCCAGGAAACCGGGATGCGGTTCCGGCGCAACCGCGCCCCGCTGTCGATCGCGGTCCTGGCCCTTTTCGTGATCGGGATGGTCACCAACGCGGCGCCGGTCGCGATAGTGGCGCTGGCGGCGGCCGGGGCGATGGTGGTGGTCGGGGCCGTCACCATGGACGAGGCCCGCACGTCGGTGTCCTGGCGGGCGATCATCCTGATCGGCGGGATGCTGGCGATGGCCGAGGCGATGACCGAGACCGGCGCCGCCGAATACCTGGCCAGGTCGATGGTCGACGTGGTCGGCGGGGCCGGCTGGCAGGGCGTGCTGGCGGTCATCTTGATACTCACGTCGCTGTTTGCCATCTTCGTCAACAACCACGTGGCGGCGGTCCTGATGGCCCCCCTGGCGATCGACGCGGCCCTCAATTCCGGCGGCGACCCGCGCATGTTCATCATGGCGGTAGCGCTGGGCGCGGCCACCGGTTACGCGACGCCGTTCGCCCACCCCGGCAACATCCTGGTGATGGGCCCCGGCAATTACCGCTTCAACGACTTCGTGCGGGCCGGCGTCCCGGTTGCGCTGGTGGTCATGGCGGTCGGGTACGCCACGCTCCTGGTGGTGTTCTAG
- a CDS encoding amidohydrolase — protein sequence MRADCEAYVSTAEDLPDLLAMEDRAGIEKVVLIASVQYRPNNRAVAECGRLSDRIIPCACVNPRLGDEATGELERCLGEDSMRGLKLMSANHGYVVSSDAANDCVEIARSYGVPVTVHSQGTPSHPLEIGVLARRFPDVPFIMDHMGHRYWRGQALDAARLADNLFLGTCIAAFEPGAVRDAVNAVGAERVVFGSNAPTAHPDLAVESIARLGLPQDQFDLIMGDNLARIYGL from the coding sequence ATGCGCGCCGATTGCGAAGCCTACGTCTCGACCGCCGAAGATCTGCCCGACCTCCTGGCCATGGAGGACCGCGCCGGAATCGAGAAGGTGGTTCTGATCGCCAGCGTCCAATATCGGCCCAACAACCGGGCGGTGGCCGAATGCGGCCGGTTGTCGGACCGGATCATCCCCTGCGCCTGCGTGAATCCGCGGCTTGGGGACGAGGCCACCGGCGAACTTGAGCGCTGCCTGGGCGAAGACTCGATGCGCGGGCTCAAATTGATGTCGGCCAACCACGGCTACGTGGTTTCTTCCGACGCCGCCAACGATTGCGTCGAGATCGCGCGCAGTTACGGGGTCCCGGTGACCGTGCATTCGCAGGGAACGCCCTCGCATCCGCTGGAAATCGGCGTCCTGGCGCGGCGTTTCCCGGACGTGCCGTTCATCATGGACCACATGGGCCATCGCTACTGGCGCGGCCAGGCGCTGGACGCTGCGCGATTAGCCGACAACCTCTTCCTTGGAACCTGCATAGCCGCTTTCGAGCCCGGCGCGGTCCGCGACGCCGTCAACGCGGTCGGCGCGGAGCGAGTGGTCTTTGGTTCGAACGCCCCCACCGCCCACCCCGATTTGGCGGTCGAGTCGATCGCCCGATTGGGCCTGCCGCAGGACCAGTTCGATCTGATCATGGGCGACAACCTTGCTCGCATCTACGGACTCTGA
- a CDS encoding cupin domain-containing protein — MFDAVHSSEAKQLESRFAGVQLKLLVHGERMMLNHVEIEAGGCVTMHNHPNEQIGYCVSGAVELEVEGEKRVCRAGSAWIIPGGADHEATAIEPSVLVEAFSPLRSDMIKD; from the coding sequence ATGTTTGACGCAGTTCACAGCTCTGAAGCCAAACAGCTTGAATCACGCTTCGCCGGCGTCCAACTCAAGCTCCTGGTTCACGGCGAACGAATGATGCTCAACCACGTCGAAATTGAAGCTGGCGGTTGCGTGACCATGCACAACCACCCCAATGAACAGATCGGTTACTGCGTCAGCGGAGCCGTAGAACTGGAAGTAGAGGGCGAGAAAAGGGTGTGCCGGGCGGGATCGGCCTGGATCATCCCGGGCGGAGCCGACCATGAGGCCACCGCGATCGAACCGTCGGTGCTGGTCGAGGCTTTCTCCCCGCTCAGATCCGACATGATCAAGGACTAG
- a CDS encoding Trm112 family protein — MPPAAQTKTWADLLACPACRAGLNESATELTCRACGRRYPIEDGIPQLMLEDAKPPAEASGSGSGGRPTGKDSGT, encoded by the coding sequence ATGCCGCCAGCCGCACAAACGAAGACTTGGGCCGATTTGCTGGCCTGCCCGGCGTGTCGAGCCGGATTGAATGAATCGGCGACGGAATTGACTTGCCGCGCCTGCGGGCGCCGCTATCCGATAGAAGACGGGATCCCGCAATTGATGTTGGAGGATGCGAAGCCGCCTGCCGAGGCCTCCGGTTCAGGGTCCGGTGGTCGCCCGACCGGGAAGGATTCCGGGACCTAA
- a CDS encoding sulfatase-like hydrolase/transferase yields the protein MNFLFITTDQMRADTLGVAGNRLGATPRLDALAREGCWSPRTYCVQPLCMPSRATMITGMTPRGHRVWANGVNLDPSLPTIGGILAEGGYATALIGKAHFCTYWHQDGVAPEESLETPEAWTSGAVAPDWNGPYYGFDHVELTLLHNYVAQGHIRRDPAAGISGPDPSLIEHAVEPPLWNGGWKSALPASQHPTTWIADRAIAYMREKRDKPFFLWASIPDPHHPFAPSKPYSDLFDPDRMELPPTFGDDLHGKPDHVRDYAAGRISTGLEGSGTGWEDLTAIPDAAWRQTLAFYYGMCRQIDDAVGRMLDALDELGIADETAVIFTSDHGEMLGDHGLLYKGPFAYEGLQRVPFVARLPGAPTGITLNGLGSQIDLAPTFLDLAGNSPPPQMVGAPLTEWLRGGPGRDQALIEFEGRYTDLRSRTLVTPDWKLTRYEGGSESELYSLADDPMERINLYSDPAHAGTRAELSDRLAGAMMDAESRYPVPTVHA from the coding sequence GTGAATTTTCTTTTCATAACCACCGACCAGATGCGCGCCGACACGCTCGGCGTCGCCGGCAACCGGCTCGGCGCCACTCCCCGCCTGGACGCGCTGGCCCGGGAGGGCTGCTGGTCGCCGCGCACGTACTGCGTCCAGCCTCTGTGCATGCCCTCGCGGGCGACGATGATCACCGGCATGACGCCGCGCGGCCACCGGGTCTGGGCAAACGGGGTCAACCTGGATCCCTCCCTGCCCACGATCGGCGGGATTCTCGCCGAAGGGGGCTATGCGACCGCCCTGATCGGCAAGGCCCACTTTTGCACGTACTGGCACCAGGACGGGGTCGCTCCGGAAGAATCGCTGGAAACTCCCGAGGCCTGGACCAGCGGCGCCGTGGCGCCGGACTGGAACGGCCCCTACTACGGGTTCGACCACGTTGAACTCACCCTGCTGCACAACTACGTCGCCCAGGGCCACATCCGCCGCGATCCGGCCGCCGGCATCAGCGGCCCGGACCCGAGCCTGATCGAGCACGCAGTGGAACCCCCGCTCTGGAACGGCGGCTGGAAATCGGCCCTGCCGGCGTCGCAACACCCCACGACCTGGATCGCCGACCGGGCGATCGCCTACATGCGTGAGAAGCGCGATAAGCCGTTCTTCCTCTGGGCCTCGATACCCGATCCGCACCATCCGTTCGCACCGTCTAAACCCTATTCCGACCTCTTTGACCCCGACCGGATGGAATTGCCGCCCACGTTCGGCGACGACCTCCACGGCAAACCCGACCACGTCCGCGATTACGCGGCCGGCCGCATCAGCACCGGCCTGGAAGGCAGCGGGACCGGATGGGAGGACCTGACGGCGATACCGGACGCCGCCTGGCGCCAGACTCTGGCCTTCTACTACGGGATGTGCCGCCAGATCGACGACGCCGTCGGCCGCATGCTCGACGCCCTGGACGAACTGGGCATCGCCGACGAGACCGCGGTCATCTTCACCTCCGATCACGGCGAAATGCTGGGCGACCACGGCCTGCTTTACAAGGGCCCATTCGCCTACGAGGGGCTGCAGCGGGTGCCGTTCGTCGCGCGCCTGCCCGGGGCCCCCACCGGCATCACGCTCAATGGGCTCGGCAGCCAGATCGACCTGGCTCCCACTTTCCTCGATCTGGCCGGAAACTCCCCGCCACCGCAAATGGTCGGCGCCCCGTTAACCGAGTGGCTGCGCGGCGGTCCCGGCCGCGACCAGGCGCTGATCGAGTTCGAGGGGCGATACACCGATCTGCGCTCGCGCACCCTGGTAACGCCCGACTGGAAGCTGACCCGGTACGAGGGCGGGTCGGAGTCCGAACTGTATTCGCTGGCCGACGACCCAATGGAACGGATTAACCTCTATTCCGATCCGGCTCACGCCGGCACACGCGCCGAGCTGTCCGACCGCCTTGCCGGGGCGATGATGGACGCCGAAAGCCGCTATCCCGTACCGACGGTCCATGCCTGA
- a CDS encoding GTP-binding protein, translating into MDAPRNIPVTILTGFLGSGKTTLLNRILSEEHGKRIAVIENEFGEVGIDQALVINADEEIFEMSNGCICCTVRGDLIRVLGNLMKRRDKFDYVLVETTGLADPGPVAQTFFMDDEIRAEFSLDGIVTLVDAAHIEQQLGRSDESSEQVAFADVLVLNKIDLVDGGALDGIEARLRDMNRMARVVRSEQADISIETVLNLGAFDLDQALERRPTFLEPEYPFEWTGVYSLDRGRYELSLADGPDPEMSLVVVPDQGEDEAALEEGAEWCVRRYAEPPDLVNPGGEIPVGKHVSLQLDSPGRKRFRLAAESPVRIGLYAQHLAEEFDLQLVRADAAVSVPGAITRSVPAPLTDDGAPLTWGAVTAEVERTWVAQHEHDDEVGSFAIEIDGDCDPDRLNAWIGELLRERGVDIFRMKGFISIAGESSRFVFQGVHMLFDGQPERPWGDAPRRNQLVFIGRNLDEPSMRRGFEACLV; encoded by the coding sequence ATGGACGCACCTCGGAACATCCCGGTTACGATCCTCACCGGCTTCCTCGGATCCGGCAAGACGACCCTGCTGAACCGGATCTTGAGCGAGGAACACGGTAAACGCATAGCCGTGATCGAAAACGAATTCGGCGAGGTCGGGATCGATCAGGCGCTCGTGATCAACGCCGACGAGGAAATCTTCGAGATGTCGAACGGCTGCATCTGCTGCACGGTGCGCGGCGACCTGATAAGGGTGCTCGGCAATCTCATGAAACGCCGTGACAAGTTCGACTACGTACTGGTGGAGACTACCGGGCTCGCCGATCCCGGCCCGGTAGCCCAAACGTTCTTCATGGACGATGAAATCCGCGCGGAGTTTTCGCTGGACGGAATCGTCACGCTAGTCGATGCAGCCCATATCGAGCAGCAACTCGGCCGAAGCGACGAGAGCTCGGAGCAGGTAGCGTTCGCGGACGTGCTCGTCCTGAACAAGATAGACCTCGTCGACGGCGGCGCGCTCGATGGAATCGAGGCTCGCCTGCGGGACATGAACCGGATGGCCCGCGTCGTCCGCAGCGAGCAGGCGGATATCTCCATCGAAACGGTGTTGAACCTCGGCGCATTCGACCTGGACCAGGCGTTGGAGCGCCGTCCCACATTCCTTGAGCCGGAATACCCGTTCGAGTGGACCGGCGTCTATTCGCTTGATCGCGGCCGGTATGAACTCAGCCTCGCCGACGGGCCCGACCCGGAGATGTCACTGGTCGTCGTGCCCGATCAGGGCGAGGATGAGGCTGCGCTCGAGGAGGGCGCGGAGTGGTGCGTGCGGCGGTACGCGGAACCGCCTGATCTGGTCAACCCGGGGGGCGAGATTCCGGTAGGCAAGCACGTGAGCCTGCAACTTGACTCGCCGGGACGCAAGCGATTCCGCTTGGCGGCAGAATCTCCGGTGCGGATCGGGCTCTACGCCCAGCACTTGGCCGAAGAGTTCGACCTGCAGCTGGTTCGCGCGGACGCTGCGGTCTCCGTGCCAGGGGCGATCACGCGATCCGTCCCGGCCCCCTTGACCGATGACGGCGCTCCGCTAACGTGGGGTGCCGTCACCGCTGAGGTCGAGCGAACCTGGGTCGCGCAGCATGAGCACGACGACGAGGTGGGGTCGTTCGCAATCGAGATTGACGGAGATTGCGATCCCGACCGGCTCAACGCGTGGATTGGCGAACTGCTTCGCGAACGCGGCGTGGACATTTTTCGAATGAAGGGCTTCATCAGCATCGCGGGTGAGTCGAGTCGCTTCGTTTTCCAGGGAGTTCACATGCTCTTCGACGGGCAACCGGAGCGTCCCTGGGGAGACGCGCCGCGCCGCAACCAGCTCGTATTTATCGGCCGCAACCTTGACGAGCCGAGCATGCGGCGGGGTTTCGAGGCCTGCCTGGTTTGA